From the genome of Streptomyces sp. S4.7:
TAAGAGGTCGTGGAGGACCGAACCCACCAGGGTTGAAAACCTGGGGGATGACCTGTGGTTAGGGGTGAAAGGCCAATCAAACTCCGTGATAGCTGGTTCTCCCCGAAATGCATTTAGGTGCAGCGTCGTGTGTTTCTTGCCGGAGGTAGAGCACTGGATAGGCGATGGGCCCTACCGGGTTACTGACCTTAGCCAAACTCCGAATGCCGGTAAGTGAGAGCGCGGCAGTGAGACTGTGGGGGATAAGCTCCATGGTCGAGAGGGAAACAGCCCAGAGCATCGACTAAGGCCCCTAAGCGTACGCTAAGTGGGAAAGGATGTGGAGTCGCAGAGACAACCAGGAGGTTGGCTTAGAAGCAGCCACCCTTGAAAGAGTGCGTAATAGCTCACTGGTCAAGTGATTCCGCGCCGACAATGTAGCGGGGCTCAAGCGTACCGCCGAAGTCGTGTCATTCGTACACATAGCCCCAACGGGCGTGCGGATGGGTAGGGGAGCGTCGTGTGCCGGGTGAAGCCTCCGCGGAAGCGAGGGGTGGACGGTTCACGAGTGAGAATGCAGGCATGAGTAGCGATACACACGTGGGAAACGTGTGCGCCGATTGACTAAGGGTTCCTGGGTCAAGCTGATCTGCCCAGGGTAAGTCGGGACCTAAGGCGAGGCCGACAGGCGTAGTCGATGGACAACCGGTTGATATTCCGGTACCCGCTTTGAAACGCCCAGTACTGAACCAGGCGATGCTAAGACCGTGAAGCCGTCCTGGAGCCTTCGGGCAAAGGGAAGTGGTGGAGCCGTCGGACCAGACTTGCAGTAGGTAAGCGATGGGGTGACGCAGGAAGGTAGTCCAGCCCGGGCGGTGGTTGTCCCGGGGTAAGGGTGTAGGACGCACGGTAGGCAAATCCGTCGTGCATATAGTCTGAGACCTGATGCCGAGCCGATTGTGGTGAAGTGGATGATCCTATGCTGTCGAGAAAAGCCTCTAGCGAGTTTCATGGCGGCCCGTACCCTAAACCGACTCAGGTGGTCAGGTAGAGAATACCGAGGCGTTCGGGTGAACTATGGTTAAGGAACTCGGCAAAATGCCCCCGTAACTTCGGGAGAAGGGGGGCCATTTCTGGTGATGAGTCTTGCACTCTGAGCTGGGGGTGGCCGCAGAGACCAGCGAGAAGCGACTGTTTACTAAAAACACAGGTCCGTGCGAAGCCGTAAGGCGATGTATACGGACTGACGCCTGCCCGGTGCTGGAACGTTAAGGGGACCGGTTAGTCACATTTCGGTGTGGCGAAGCTGAGAACTTAAGCGCCAGTAAACGGCGGTGGTAACTATAACCATCCTAAGGTAGCGAAATTCCTTGTCGGGTAAGTTCCGACCTGCACGAATGGCGTAACGACTTCTCGACTGTCTCAACCATAGGCCCGGTGAAATTGCACTACGAGTAAAGATGCTCGTTTCGCGCAGCAGGACGGAAAGACCCCGGGACCTTTACTACAGTTTGATATTGGTGTTCGGTTCGGCTTGTGTAGGATAGGTGGGAGACTTTGAAGCTTGGACGCCAGTTCAGGTGGAGTCGTCGTTGAAATACCACTCTGGTCGTGCTGGATGTCTAACCTGGGTCCGTGATCCGGATCAGGGACAGTGTCTGATGGGTAGTTTAACTGGGGCGGTTGCCTCCTAAAGAGTAACGGAGGCGCCCAAAGGTTCCCTCAGCCTGGTTGGTAATCAGGTGTTGAGTGTAAGTGCACAAGGGAGCTTGACTGTGAGACCGACGGGTCGAGCAGGGACGAAAGTCGGGACTAGTGATCCGGCGGTGGCTTGTGGAAGCGCCGTCGCTCAACGGATAAAAGGTACCCCGGGGATAACAGGCTGATCTTCCCCAAGAGTCCATATCGACGGGATGGTTTGGCACCTCGATGTCGGCTCGTCGCATCCTGGGGCTGGAGTCGGTCCCAAGGGTTGGGCTGTTCGCCCATTAAAGCGGTACGCGAGCTGGGTTTAGAACGTCGTGAGACAGTTCGGTCCCTATCCGCTGCGCGCGCAGGAGTCTTGAGAAGGGCTGTCCCTAGTACGAGAGGACCGGGACGGACGAACCTCTGGTGTGCCAGTTGTCCTGCCAAGGGCATGGCTGGTTGGCTACGTTCGGGAGGGATAACCGCTGAAAGCATCTAAGCGGGAAGCCTGCTTCGAGATGAGGACTCCCACCCACTTGATGGGGTAAGGCTCCCAGTAGACGACTGGGTTGATAGGCCGGATATGGAAGCACTGTGAGGTGTGGAGTTGACCGGTACTAATAGGCCGAGGGCTTGTCCTCAGTTGCTCGCGTCCACTGTGTTAGTTCTGAGACAACGAACGACCGTGTTTATATCCGGTTTGTTCATGTGTTTCATTGTGTTTCGGTGGTCATTGCGTTAGGGAAACGCCCGGTTACATTCCGAACCCGGAAGCTAAGCCTTTCAGCGCCGATGGTACTGCAGGGGGGACCCTGTGGGAGAGTAGGACGCCGCCGAACAATTTTTGTGGGAATGCCCCGCACCTCTGGTGCGGGGCATTTCTGCGTTCCGGATCAGGACCCTTCCCGCGCCGGCGGTTTCCAGCACGCCCACGCTTCGGGTATGATCTCTCTCGTTGCCGCGCCCCAATAGCTCAGTCGGTAGAGCGTCTCCATGGTAAGGAGAAGGTCTACGGTTCGATTCCGTATTGGGGCTCCAGCACGAGAAGAAGGGCCCCGCCATCAGGCGGGGCCCTTCTTCGTTACCACCCGTCAGATCTTCAGTTCTTCTGCGGCTCCGGTACGCGCATCGCCAGGATCGCCATGTCGTCCGACGCCGGCTCCGCCGCGAACCTCTCCACCGCGCGCAGCACGCGCGAGGCGACCGCGCCGGCCGTGAGGCCCGTACAGCCCGTCAGTACGTCGACGAGGCCGTCGTCGCCCAGCATGCGGGTCCCCTCGCGGCGTTCGGTGACGCCGTCGGTGACGCAGAGGAGGACGTCGCCCGGTCCGAGGGTGACCATCTGCTCGTACAGCTCCAGGTCGTCCATGACGCCGAGCAGCGGCTGCGGGTCCGCGGCCGCTTCCACGCTGCCGTCCTGGCGCAGACGCAGCGGCAGCGGATGACCCGCGCACACGACCTTGAGGACCGCGCTGCCGTCCTCCTGGGGCCACAACTCCCCGTACAGCAGCGTCAGGAAGCGGCTGCGGGCGCCCTCGTCGAGGATCGCCGCGTTCAGGCGCTCCAGGACCGCCGGACCGCTGAACCCCTCGCGGGCGAGGAGCCGGAGCGCGTGCCGGGCGAGACCGGTCACCGCCGCGGCCTCCGGGCCCGTACCGCAGACGTCGCCGATGGCGAAGCCGTACGCGCCGTCACGGATCGGGAAGACGTCGTAGAAGTCGCCGCCCACCTCGTTGCCCTCGCCCGCCGCGCGGTAGATGACCTCCACCTCGACGTTGGGGACCTGGGGCAACTCCGGCGGCAGCAGGCTGCGTTGGAGGGACTGGCTGATGGCCATCCGCTCCGAGTAGAGGCGGGCGTTGTCGAGGGCGAGTGCCGCCCGGCGCGACAAGTCCTCGGCGAGTTCCAGGATTTCCTGGCGGAAGTGGTCGTCCGACGGCTTGCCGAGGGTGAGCATCCCGATCACACGGTTCCGCGCGACGAGCGGCAGCACGACGGTCTCTCCGCCAACCGCCGCGGCTGTGGCCAGTGTTGTGCCGATTCCGGAGGAGACGGGCGTCGAGGCCCCTCCCAGCTCCCTCATGGACGTACGGAGCGCGGCCTGGTGCGCGGCGTCGGCCGGGCCGGTCCAGACGCGGGCGCCCGGAGTCGGCACGGGATCCGGCGGGTCGATCTTGGAGAGCAGGGCCTTGAGGCCGTCGATGCGCTCCTCGTCCTCGTGCAGCACATAGGAGAGGTACGGGTCCGACGCCTGGTCGGCGATGGTGTAGACGGCGCACCAGGTCGCGAGGGTGGGCACCGTCATCTGCGCCATCAGCGCGAGTGTCTGGTCGCGGTCGAGGGTGCCTGCCAGCAGGTCCGATGCCTCGACGAGGAAGGAGAGCGAACCGCGCCGCAGACGTTCGAGTTCGCCGAGGCGTGCCGATTCGACGGCCAGCGCGATACGGTCGGCGGCGAACTGGAGGCGCAGCGCCTCCTCGTTGGAGTACCGGCCGGCCGATTCGGCGGCGACGCCGAGTGAACCCGTGAGCCGGCCCTCGACCTTGAGCGGCACGGTGACGACGGAGCGCATACCGGTGCCGTTGAGGAGCGGCACGGCGCCGGGGACGATGGCCAGGTCCTCGTGGACGGCGGGCATCCGGGCGGAGCCGTACCGCCCCGTGCCGGCCTCCACCGGGACGCGGGCGAATCGCTGCCGTGCCGAGGGGAGGCCCGTGGTGGCCCGTACTTCCAGTTCCGTCTCGTCGTCGGTGGCGAGCAGGAGGAAGGCGGAGTCGCCTTCGAGCATGTCGCGGGCGCGCTCGACGGTGCGCTGGAGCAGGCCGTCCAGGTCTTCCGGGGCCGGTGAGCCGATGAAGACCTCGAAGGGGTCCACGGTGCGGCTCTCTGCGCCCGCCTCGGTCGCCGGGGCGCGCTGCGGGGTCTGGATGACGGCGCGTTCGTCGTCGCGTACGAGAAGGCAGACGGTGGACGGCTCGCCGTTGGTGTCGCGCACCCGGAGGTGGGAGGCGTACACGGGAATGACCCGGCCGTCGCTGTTCCGGACGCCGTAACTGCCCTCCCAGCGCGAGAGGAGCAGCGCCTCCACGATGCCGGTGCCGATGCCCGGCGTGTGCGGCCAGGCGGCGAAGTCGGTGAGGGGCTTGCCGACGACCTGGTCGGCCGGGTAACCGAAGAGGTGTTCCGCGTCCTCGTTCCAGGTTGACACGGCGCCGGTTCTGTCGATCTGGACGACGGCGACCCTGACCCGTTCGTCGGTGACCGGGAGGAGCGCGTTCGGGATGACGGGGCCCGCGGACCGGGCGCCCACGGGGCGGTCGGGCAGATCGAGCTGGAACCAGACCTGTTTGTGCGTCGGTGTGTAGTCGACGCCCCAGCGGGACGCGAGTGCCGCGCAGAGGAGCAGTCCCCGGCCGTTCTCCCGGTCGGGGCTGCCGAGCGACAGTCCCGTGCCCTGCATCGGGATCTCGCGTTCGGGGTAGCGGTCGGAGACCTCGACCCGGACGCCGTCCCCCGTCCGGAGACAGAGCACGTCCGCCGAGGTACCGGCGTGGATGACGGCGTTGGTGACGAGTTCGCTGGTGAGAACGACTGCGTCGTCGACGACGTCCGAATACCCCCACCCCTGGAGCGTGTCCCGGACAAAGGCACGGGCGGTCGCGACGGACCGCCCTACAGGGTCGAAGCTGGCAGCCGCCCGCGCGGTGATCACAGAACTCCTCGTACGCGTCTCGACGCCCGGCTCTGCCATGATTCGGCCCCGCCCTCCCGGTGCCCGGTGGTAGTACGTTCGCCACACCGGCCCCGCCGGGCGGACGGGGACGGTTGGACAGCCGGATGCCAGGTTACTTACCTTCGCTGCGAGGGCGGATGCCGGTCGCCACTGTTTCCGCCTACCGGGGGTGGGGACGCTATGCGAAGCTGCCGAACTGTTATCGCCAGGTTCGGCCGTGGTGAAACACTGGGCAGGATTCCAGAGACAGCCTGAACAACACTCTGAGCAGTACGGTCAACCCCCGCGGGAGGGACACGGTGGAGTCTGGCGTGGCGGCGCGTGGCAACAGCACGCGCGCGAAGGGCGGACGGTCCCGGAACAACGGGGCCACCGAGGTCGATGCGGCGGCTCTGAACAGACTGCTGACGGCCCTGGTGGCGATGCGGGACGGTAACTTCCGTAAACGCCTGACCGTCTCCGGTGACGACGTGATGGCGGAGATCGCCGCCGTCTTCAACGAGGTGGCGGACCGGAATCTGCACCTCACGGGGGAGCTGGCCCGCGTACGGCGCATGGTCGGGCGGGAGGGAAAGCTCACCGAGCGGCTGGAGACGGGCGCCTGCGAGGGGTCCTGGGCCACCGCGATCGACGCCTCGAACGCGCTGGTGGACGATCTGGCGCGCCCCGTGTCCGAGGTCGGGCGGGTGCTGTCGGCGGTCGCCGAGGGCGACCTGGAGCAGCGGATGGAGCTGCGTTCGCACTTCACCGAGGGCTCGGCGGGGACGGAGCGCCCGCTGCGGGGCGAGTTCCTGAAGGTGGCCCGTACCGTCAACAGTCTGGTCGACCAGCTGTCCGCGTTCACCGACGAGGTGACGCGCGTGGCGCTGGAGGTCGGTACCGAGGGCAAGCTCGGCGGTCAGGCCAAAGTGCGTGGAATGTCGGGTTCGTGGAAGGATCTCACGGATTCCGTCAACACGATGGCGTACCGACTCACCGCTCAGGTACGTGACATTGCTCTCGTTACGACGGCCGTCGCCAAGGGCGATCTGTCGCGCAAGGTCACCGTGCATGTGGCCGGCGAGATGCTCCAGCTGAAGAACACCGTGAACACGATGGTGGACCAGCTGTCCTCGTTCTCCTCCGAGGTCACGCGCGTGGCCCGGGAGGTGGGTACCGAGGGTGAGCTGGGCGGCCAGGCGACCGTGCCCGGCGTTGCCGGCGTGTGGAAGGACCTCACCGATTCGGTGAACACGATGGCCGGCAACCTGACGAGCCAGGTGCGCGGCATCGCCGAGGTCACGACCGCCGTCGCGAACGGCGACCTTTCCCAGAAGGTCACGGTGAGCGCGCGCGGCGAGGTCGCGCAGCTCGCCGAGACGATCAACCAGATGACCGAGACGCTGCGCACGTTCGCCGACGAGGTGACGCGTGTGGCGAGCGAGGTCGGCGGATCGGGTGTGCTGGGCGGCCAGGCGCAGGTGCCGGGCGCGGCGGGCACCTGGAAGGACCTGACGGACTCCGTCAACACCGTCTTCCGCAATCTGACCACCCAGGTGCGCGACATCGCCCAGGTGACGACGGCCGTGGCGAACGGTGACCTTTCCCAGAAGGTCACCGTCGACGTGGCCGGCGAGATGCTCGAACTGAAGAACACCGTCAACACGATGGTGCGCCAGCTCAATTCGTTCGGCTCCGAGGTGACGCGAGTCGCCCGTGAGGTCGGCGTGGAGGGCCAGTTGGGCGGCCAGGCCGAGGTGCCGGGCGCGGCGGGCACCTGGAAGGACCTCACCGACTCGGTCAACACCGCGTTCCGTAACCTCACCGGCCAGGTGCGCGACATCGCCCAGGTGACGACGGCGGTCGCGAACGGCGATCTTTCCCAGAAGGTCACCGTCGATGTCGCTGGCGAGATGCTCGAACTGAAGAACACCGTCAACACGATGGTGGCGCAACTGTCGTCGTTCGCCGACCAGGTGACGCGGATGGCGCGTGACGTGGGTACGGAGGGCAGGCTCGGCGGCCAGGCGCGGGTGGACGGCGTCTCCGGCACCTGGAAGGAACTGACGGACTCCGTCAACTTCATGGCCGGCAACCTGACCGACCAGGTGCGGCAGATCGCCCAGGTGACCACGGCCGTGGCGCGTGGCGACCTTTCTCAGAAGATCGACGTGGACGCCCGGGGCGAAATCCTGGAGCTGAAGAACACGATCAACACCATGGTCGACCAGCTCTCGGCCTTCGCCGAGCAGGTCACGCGCGTGGCCCGCGAGGTGGGCACCGACGGCAGGCTCGGTGGCCAGGCGCAGGTGCCGGGCGTCGCGGGTGTCTGGCGCGATCTGACCGACTCCGTGAACGGCATGGCGGGGAACCTGACCTCCCAGGTCCGCAACATCGCGCAGGTCGCCACCGCGGTGGCGCGCGGTGACCTTTCTCAGAAGATCGACGTGGACGCGCGCGGCGAGATCCTGGAGCTGAAGAACACCCTCAACACGATGGTGGACCAGCTCTCGAACTTCGCCGAGCAGGTCACCCGGGTCGCCCGCGAGGTCGGCACGGAGGGCATGCTTGGCGGCCAGGCCGAGGTCCAGGGGGTCTCGGGCACCTGGAAGGACCTCACCCAGTCCGTCAACTTCATGGCGAACAACCTGACTTCGCAGGTCCGCAACATCGCCGAGGTCACGACCGCCGTCGCCAAGGGCGATCTTTCCAAGAAGATCACGGTCGACGCCAAGGGCGAGATCCTCGACCTCGTCACCACCGTCAACACGATGGTGGACCAGCTGTCGAACTTCGCGGACGAGGTGACCCGTGTGGCCCGCGAGGTGGGCACCGAGGGCATCCTCGGCGGCCAGGCACGGGTGCGCGGCGTCACCGGCATCTGGAAGGACCTGAGCGACAACGTCAACACGATGGCCAACAACCTGACCAGTCAGGTGCGGAACATCTCACGGGTCTCCTCGGCGGTGGCCAACGGCGACCTCACCAAGAAGGTGACGGTCGAGGCGCGCGGCGAGGTCGCCGAGCTGGCCGACACCGTCAACATCATGGTGACGACGCTCTCCTCGTTCGCCGACGAGGTGACGCGAGTCGCCCGCGAGGTGGGCACCGAGGGCGAGCTGGGCGGCCAGGCGCGCGTCCCGGGCGTCTCGGGTACGTGGAAGGACCTCACCGAGTCCGTGAACTCGATGGCGTCCAACCTGACGGGTCAGGTGCGCCAGATCGCCACGGTCACCACGGCCATCGCCAAGGGCGACCTCACCAAGAAGATCGACATCGATGCCCGGGGTGAGATCCAGGAGCTGAAGAACACCATCAACACGATGGTCGATCAGCTCTCGTCGTTCGCCGATCAGGTCACCCGGGTGGCCCGCGAGGTGGGTACGGACGGGCAGTTGGGCGGCCAGGCACGCGTCAGGGACGTCGACGGCACCTGGCGCGACCTCACCGAGTCGGTGAACGAGATGGCCGGCAACCTGACCCGTCAGGTGCGGGCGATCGCCGCCGTCGCCACCGCGGTGACCCGCGGCGATCTGAACCTGAAGATCGACGTCGACGCGGCGGGCGAGATCCAGGTTCTCCAGGACAACATCAACACCATGATCGCCAATCTGCGCGACACCACCCTCGCCAACGAGGAGCAGGACTGGCTCAAGGGCAACCTGGCCCGTATCTCAGGACTGATGCAGGGCCGCCGCGATCTCGACGACGTGGCCTCCCTGATCATGAGCGAGCTGACCCCGGTGGTCTCGGCACAGCACGGCGCGTTCTTCCTCGCCATGCCGACCGGCACCGGCACCGCCGAGCTGGGGACGGGCGGGCGCGACGGCTCGTACGAGCTGTGCATGCGCGGCAGTTACGGGTACTCGGCCGGGTCGATGCCGACCGCCTTCCGGCCCGGCGAGACCCTCATCGGTACGGCCGCCGAGGAGAAGCGCACGATCCAGGTCAACGTTCCGCCGGGCTATCTCAAGATCTCCT
Proteins encoded in this window:
- a CDS encoding HAMP domain-containing protein; protein product: MESGVAARGNSTRAKGGRSRNNGATEVDAAALNRLLTALVAMRDGNFRKRLTVSGDDVMAEIAAVFNEVADRNLHLTGELARVRRMVGREGKLTERLETGACEGSWATAIDASNALVDDLARPVSEVGRVLSAVAEGDLEQRMELRSHFTEGSAGTERPLRGEFLKVARTVNSLVDQLSAFTDEVTRVALEVGTEGKLGGQAKVRGMSGSWKDLTDSVNTMAYRLTAQVRDIALVTTAVAKGDLSRKVTVHVAGEMLQLKNTVNTMVDQLSSFSSEVTRVAREVGTEGELGGQATVPGVAGVWKDLTDSVNTMAGNLTSQVRGIAEVTTAVANGDLSQKVTVSARGEVAQLAETINQMTETLRTFADEVTRVASEVGGSGVLGGQAQVPGAAGTWKDLTDSVNTVFRNLTTQVRDIAQVTTAVANGDLSQKVTVDVAGEMLELKNTVNTMVRQLNSFGSEVTRVAREVGVEGQLGGQAEVPGAAGTWKDLTDSVNTAFRNLTGQVRDIAQVTTAVANGDLSQKVTVDVAGEMLELKNTVNTMVAQLSSFADQVTRMARDVGTEGRLGGQARVDGVSGTWKELTDSVNFMAGNLTDQVRQIAQVTTAVARGDLSQKIDVDARGEILELKNTINTMVDQLSAFAEQVTRVAREVGTDGRLGGQAQVPGVAGVWRDLTDSVNGMAGNLTSQVRNIAQVATAVARGDLSQKIDVDARGEILELKNTLNTMVDQLSNFAEQVTRVAREVGTEGMLGGQAEVQGVSGTWKDLTQSVNFMANNLTSQVRNIAEVTTAVAKGDLSKKITVDAKGEILDLVTTVNTMVDQLSNFADEVTRVAREVGTEGILGGQARVRGVTGIWKDLSDNVNTMANNLTSQVRNISRVSSAVANGDLTKKVTVEARGEVAELADTVNIMVTTLSSFADEVTRVAREVGTEGELGGQARVPGVSGTWKDLTESVNSMASNLTGQVRQIATVTTAIAKGDLTKKIDIDARGEIQELKNTINTMVDQLSSFADQVTRVAREVGTDGQLGGQARVRDVDGTWRDLTESVNEMAGNLTRQVRAIAAVATAVTRGDLNLKIDVDAAGEIQVLQDNINTMIANLRDTTLANEEQDWLKGNLARISGLMQGRRDLDDVASLIMSELTPVVSAQHGAFFLAMPTGTGTAELGTGGRDGSYELCMRGSYGYSAGSMPTAFRPGETLIGTAAEEKRTIQVNVPPGYLKISSGLGEASPAYVIVLPVLFEGKVLGVIELASFQPFTQIQRDFLNQIAEMIATSVNTISVNTKTEVLLKQSQELTEQLRERSAELENRQKALQSSNAELEEKAELLARQNRDIEVKNTEIEEARQVLEERAEQLAVSMRYKSEFLANMSHELRTPLNSLLILAKLLADNAEMNLSPKQVEFAETIHGAGSDLLQLINDILDLSKVEAGKMDVSPTRIALVQLVDYVEATFRPLTAEKGLDFSVRVSPELPATLHTDEQRLLQVLRNLLSNAVKFTDTGAVELVIRPAGADVPNEIREQLLEAGSLRDADADLIAFSVTDTGIGIAASKMRVIFEAFKQADGTTSRKYGGTGLGLSISREIARLLGGEIHAASEPGRGSTFTLYLPLHASELPPQGYPQLAPGIEPQRGGGDFAGLSSEHPRLDRPAAPSEARTGPAALFRRRRKALGGPEQLNSLSGRSGGSGGPSAGTPDGGNGSAGAANGVRPSAGSGADDAWGADGQDAPEERRTFSFGGEKVLIVDDDIRNVFALTSVLEQYGLSVLYAENGREGIEVLEQHDDVTLVLMDIMMPEMDGYATTTTIRRMPQFAGLPIIALTAKAMKGDREKAIDSGASDYVTKPVDPDHLLSVMEQWMHQK
- a CDS encoding SpoIIE family protein phosphatase — encoded protein: MAEPGVETRTRSSVITARAAASFDPVGRSVATARAFVRDTLQGWGYSDVVDDAVVLTSELVTNAVIHAGTSADVLCLRTGDGVRVEVSDRYPEREIPMQGTGLSLGSPDRENGRGLLLCAALASRWGVDYTPTHKQVWFQLDLPDRPVGARSAGPVIPNALLPVTDERVRVAVVQIDRTGAVSTWNEDAEHLFGYPADQVVGKPLTDFAAWPHTPGIGTGIVEALLLSRWEGSYGVRNSDGRVIPVYASHLRVRDTNGEPSTVCLLVRDDERAVIQTPQRAPATEAGAESRTVDPFEVFIGSPAPEDLDGLLQRTVERARDMLEGDSAFLLLATDDETELEVRATTGLPSARQRFARVPVEAGTGRYGSARMPAVHEDLAIVPGAVPLLNGTGMRSVVTVPLKVEGRLTGSLGVAAESAGRYSNEEALRLQFAADRIALAVESARLGELERLRRGSLSFLVEASDLLAGTLDRDQTLALMAQMTVPTLATWCAVYTIADQASDPYLSYVLHEDEERIDGLKALLSKIDPPDPVPTPGARVWTGPADAAHQAALRTSMRELGGASTPVSSGIGTTLATAAAVGGETVVLPLVARNRVIGMLTLGKPSDDHFRQEILELAEDLSRRAALALDNARLYSERMAISQSLQRSLLPPELPQVPNVEVEVIYRAAGEGNEVGGDFYDVFPIRDGAYGFAIGDVCGTGPEAAAVTGLARHALRLLAREGFSGPAVLERLNAAILDEGARSRFLTLLYGELWPQEDGSAVLKVVCAGHPLPLRLRQDGSVEAAADPQPLLGVMDDLELYEQMVTLGPGDVLLCVTDGVTERREGTRMLGDDGLVDVLTGCTGLTAGAVASRVLRAVERFAAEPASDDMAILAMRVPEPQKN